One Caldisericum sp. DNA segment encodes these proteins:
- a CDS encoding DUF1874 domain-containing protein gives MLYVLNSLIVPVDFTVKDCYMIVLRKINLEKAQDILSTTEFTSACGHEATAKVLSELLGINIPYNRVAVKLKSGDMAIHFALKTRLPEGKVLSEEELKQLNYEFVLSMIC, from the coding sequence GCTATATGTATTGAATTCGTTAATAGTGCCTGTGGATTTTACAGTTAAAGATTGTTATATGATTGTTTTGAGAAAAATTAATCTTGAGAAGGCTCAAGATATTTTATCTACAACTGAATTTACTTCGGCGTGTGGGCATGAGGCAACTGCTAAAGTTCTTAGTGAATTACTTGGCATAAATATTCCTTATAATCGAGTTGCAGTCAAACTAAAAAGTGGGGACATGGCTATTCATTTTGCTTTGAAGACACGATTGCCAGAGGGTAAAGTCCTAAGTGAAGAAGAATTGAAACAATTGAATTATGAATTTGTGTTGAGTATGATTTGTTAA